CCCGATGGTTAAAACAGGTACAACCCTCTGCAATTGATCAAGATTGACCAACCCGAAGTAACGGCCATCAAAGCTGTTTTCGGAATGAGTGGACAGGGCCAGACATTTGCCGGAGGGAAGAACTGTTGGTTTCAGGAAAATTGGTAAAGGGTTGCCGTGCTGGTCGGCAGGCTTGGCTTGAGTGCGCGGCAGCAGTTCGGAATTGATGCTGATGCCGTCTTTGCTGATCTGGAGAGTGTCGCCGGGAAGACCTACCAGAACCTTGAGCAGCGGCCTGTTGTTCCAGCCCAGATAATGACGCTTGAGGGCGATGTTGAAATACGGATTTTGCTCATCAAGGCTGAAGGTGATCAGGTCCCCGCGCACAGGTTTTCCGGGGACGATCTGATAAACGCCATGAGCCATGGAATCGGTCAGGTTGATCCGATACCCGGCAAAATGCAGCAGGAAGACAAGGCCCAGCGCGTGACAGCAGAAGGAAATCAACAGGAATCGCTTCATGCTGCCTCCCCGATGATAAATTTATTCCAATAAGCCTTGCGCCATGTGCGTTTGGATTGGTCCGTTTTAGGAGGTCTTGGACAGCAGCGTGCGTCTATCTGGCGCAGCTCTTCAGGTGTCTGTACAGCGAGCCATTTTTCAAATTTCTCATCCTGCACGGACTGCTTTGCTTCTTTCGCCTGCTGTTTTTTCAGCTCATCGATCTTGCGGATTACGGATTTTTCTTTCTCCATGTTGGCAAGAATCTGTTCGTTGGGAGTCAGGAAGCCCACCGGCCTGCGCCAAGTGCCTTTGCTTTTCAGAGTGGCGAAAACATAATTGCACGGACCTTTGTGGGCTTTGGGGAACGTATCGTGTTCCAGTTCCCATTCCACGGCATGGAGTGAGTTCTCGATGTCGGCAACGCTTTCACCCACG
This genomic interval from Desulfovibrio sp. JC010 contains the following:
- the traF gene encoding conjugative transfer signal peptidase TraF: MKRFLLISFCCHALGLVFLLHFAGYRINLTDSMAHGVYQIVPGKPVRGDLITFSLDEQNPYFNIALKRHYLGWNNRPLLKVLVGLPGDTLQISKDGISINSELLPRTQAKPADQHGNPLPIFLKPTVLPSGKCLALSTHSENSFDGRYFGLVNLDQLQRVVPVLTIG